A genomic segment from Brevundimonas mediterranea encodes:
- a CDS encoding NUDIX domain-containing protein, whose translation MARPGVDFPGVGCGLVIQRADGRVLLCKRLKAPEAGHWNIVGGKVDHMEISAEAARREAEEESGLTIGAVEFLCVSEEIIAADRQHWVSLIYLARDFTGEPWLTEPDKLSEIGWFDPTDPPQPLSVFSKTAFEALKARV comes from the coding sequence GTGGCCCGACCGGGTGTGGACTTTCCGGGCGTCGGCTGCGGGCTGGTGATCCAGCGCGCCGACGGGCGGGTGCTGCTGTGCAAGCGGCTGAAGGCCCCTGAGGCGGGACACTGGAACATCGTCGGCGGCAAGGTCGATCACATGGAAATCTCCGCCGAGGCCGCGCGTCGCGAGGCCGAAGAGGAGAGCGGCCTGACGATCGGCGCGGTCGAGTTCCTGTGCGTGTCGGAAGAAATCATCGCGGCGGACCGCCAGCACTGGGTGTCGCTGATCTATCTGGCGCGCGACTTCACCGGCGAGCCGTGGCTGACCGAGCCGGACAAGCTGTCGGAGATCGGCTGGTTCGATCCGACCGATCCGCCGCAACCCTTGTCGGTGTTCTCGAAGACGGCCTTTGAGGCCCTGAAGGCGCGGGTGTAG
- a CDS encoding cytochrome c oxidase assembly protein, whose product MNNPGRKNLIAIVCVLGVMGMTGAAFAAVPLYRMFCQVTGFDGTVRRADKAPDTVLDQTVLVRFDTNVRGLPMTFRAEQTTQRVRIGETGLAYFDVTNTSDQPIQVRAGYNVVPEYTGPYFQKLQCFCFSDQTLAAGETRQFPVQYFIAPELATDREARGAREITLSYTFYPSVDAPTGPNA is encoded by the coding sequence ATGAACAATCCCGGCCGCAAGAACCTGATCGCCATCGTCTGCGTCCTGGGCGTGATGGGGATGACGGGCGCGGCCTTCGCGGCTGTGCCCCTGTACCGGATGTTCTGCCAGGTCACGGGCTTCGACGGCACGGTGCGCCGGGCCGACAAGGCGCCGGACACGGTGCTGGACCAGACGGTGCTGGTGCGATTCGACACAAACGTGCGCGGCCTGCCCATGACCTTCCGCGCCGAACAGACGACCCAGAGGGTGCGGATCGGCGAGACGGGCCTGGCCTATTTCGACGTCACCAACACCTCGGACCAGCCGATCCAGGTGCGGGCCGGGTACAATGTCGTGCCGGAATACACCGGCCCCTATTTCCAGAAGCTGCAATGCTTCTGCTTCTCGGATCAGACCCTGGCGGCGGGCGAGACGCGCCAATTCCCGGTCCAGTATTTCATCGCCCCCGAACTGGCCACGGATCGCGAAGCCAGGGGCGCGCGCGAGATCACCCTGAGCTACACCTTCTATCCGTCGGTCGATGCGCCGACGGGGCCGAACGCCTGA